A genomic region of Spirochaetota bacterium contains the following coding sequences:
- the aroF gene encoding 3-deoxy-7-phosphoheptulonate synthase, whose protein sequence is MCVIAHIIPGRRTSRRPFSCSIKKWRNHMNAAAATKAKPVKPSVPYVLAGRDNRERTVVRINDSVTIGGKDICIIAGPCSIESYDQIMETAFHIKKAGATVLRGGAYKPRTSPYAFQGMGAEGLKLLRAAGDAYNMPVITEVMDADDLPVIAEFSDIIQVGARNCQNFSLLKKLGRASKPVLLKRGMMTTVVELLMSAEYILAEGNMNVILCERGIRTFETETRNTLDISAVPVLQQKSHLPVVVDPSHAAGTWKLIHPLSLAALAAGADGLMIEVHPDPDSALSDGMQSLKPDKFSDLMGRIGEMVRLMDRDIPAAR, encoded by the coding sequence ATGTGTGTTATCGCGCATATAATCCCAGGCCGCCGGACCTCCAGGCGGCCTTTTTCATGTTCGATCAAAAAATGGAGGAACCATATGAACGCAGCAGCAGCGACAAAGGCAAAGCCCGTTAAGCCGTCCGTTCCCTACGTGCTTGCCGGCAGGGACAACAGGGAAAGAACGGTCGTGAGGATCAATGACAGCGTTACGATCGGAGGGAAGGATATCTGCATCATCGCGGGGCCCTGCTCCATCGAGTCGTACGACCAGATAATGGAAACGGCCTTCCATATCAAAAAAGCCGGCGCCACCGTTCTCAGGGGCGGCGCGTACAAGCCGAGGACTTCTCCCTACGCGTTCCAGGGCATGGGGGCCGAGGGCCTCAAGCTGCTGCGCGCGGCCGGCGACGCCTACAACATGCCGGTCATCACCGAGGTCATGGACGCCGACGACCTCCCGGTCATAGCGGAGTTTTCGGACATCATCCAGGTGGGCGCGCGGAACTGCCAGAATTTCTCGCTCCTCAAAAAGCTGGGGAGGGCGTCAAAGCCGGTGCTCCTGAAGCGCGGCATGATGACCACCGTGGTGGAGCTCCTGATGAGCGCCGAGTACATCCTCGCGGAAGGGAACATGAACGTGATCCTGTGCGAGCGTGGTATCCGCACCTTCGAGACCGAGACCCGGAACACCCTGGACATATCGGCGGTGCCGGTGCTTCAGCAGAAGTCACACCTTCCGGTGGTGGTCGATCCCTCCCACGCGGCCGGGACATGGAAGCTCATTCACCCGCTCTCCCTGGCGGCCCTGGCGGCCGGCGCCGACGGGCTCATGATCGAGGTGCACCCGGACCCGGACAGCGCCCTTTCCGACGGCATGCAGTCCCTCAAGCCGGACAAGTTCAGCGATCTCATGGGCAGGATCGGCGAGATGGTCAGGCTGATGGACAGGGATATTCCCGCCGCGCGGTAA
- a CDS encoding PaaI family thioesterase produces MESALESITLGNGFTFKYADVTGGTYIEHNGIRLMELEKGHARGEIDIRPELLNPNRILHGGVFGTLADTVAIFGCIFVYEVASVTTVNLAVSYLRAAKSGKISAAARMLSQGKSISHWQVDMTDGEGRLLAVASVSYSIKR; encoded by the coding sequence ATGGAGAGCGCGCTGGAAAGCATAACCCTGGGCAACGGATTCACCTTCAAGTACGCGGACGTGACGGGGGGCACCTACATCGAACACAACGGTATCCGCCTGATGGAGCTCGAGAAAGGCCATGCCCGCGGCGAGATCGACATAAGGCCGGAGCTTCTCAATCCCAACAGGATTCTTCATGGCGGGGTTTTCGGAACGCTGGCCGATACCGTGGCGATATTCGGCTGCATTTTTGTGTACGAGGTTGCGTCCGTTACCACCGTGAATCTGGCCGTGTCGTACCTCAGGGCCGCGAAGTCAGGGAAGATTTCCGCGGCGGCCCGGATGCTGTCACAGGGGAAGAGCATTTCCCACTGGCAGGTCGACATGACGGACGGCGAGGGACGGCTCCTCGCGGTGGCTTCCGTGTCTTATTCAATAAAACGCTGA
- a CDS encoding MarR family transcriptional regulator: MLDSAECPYYLITRASLAITAGLKKAFNDAGIGHVKPAYLGVLMSLWKEEGLDEVLGKLGSPGGIKIADLGRRAGLEPSTMTGLIDRMERDGLVRRENDPEDRRALIIRLTDEGGGVRKAVTAAVDAALGEAFEGVGPGAVEAVKVALRKVLVNADRGNVE; this comes from the coding sequence ATGCTGGACAGCGCGGAGTGCCCCTACTATCTCATCACCCGGGCCTCCCTGGCCATTACCGCGGGGCTGAAGAAGGCCTTCAACGATGCCGGAATCGGCCACGTCAAGCCGGCGTACCTGGGCGTGCTCATGAGCCTCTGGAAGGAGGAAGGCCTCGACGAGGTCCTGGGCAAGCTCGGCAGCCCCGGGGGCATCAAGATCGCCGACCTGGGGAGGCGCGCCGGACTGGAGCCATCCACCATGACCGGCCTCATCGACCGGATGGAGCGCGACGGCCTGGTGCGGCGCGAGAATGACCCGGAAGACCGGAGGGCCCTGATCATCCGCCTCACCGACGAGGGAGGCGGCGTCAGGAAGGCCGTGACCGCCGCGGTCGACGCGGCCCTCGGCGAGGCCTTTGAAGGCGTCGGGCCCGGGGCCGTTGAGGCCGTCAAGGTTGCGCTGCGGAAGGTGCTCGTTAATGCCGACAGGGGAAATGTTGAATGA
- a CDS encoding SCP-2 sterol transfer family protein has product MPKFLSDEWFAKVDEMTKAAASLEIPKAMKDVVVNLTVENGGATVAMCIDGGIIRKGHVPRADVDMSMPAEYALSILVRGDWSVGMKGWVARKIKLSGNMRKLIPLQVYKETASQEALRKQIESITG; this is encoded by the coding sequence ATGCCGAAGTTTCTATCAGACGAATGGTTCGCGAAGGTTGACGAGATGACAAAGGCCGCCGCCAGCCTTGAGATACCGAAGGCCATGAAGGACGTGGTGGTGAACCTCACCGTGGAGAATGGCGGCGCCACGGTGGCCATGTGCATCGACGGTGGCATCATCCGGAAGGGCCATGTACCCAGGGCCGACGTGGACATGTCGATGCCGGCGGAGTACGCACTTTCCATCTTGGTCCGGGGCGACTGGTCCGTCGGCATGAAGGGATGGGTGGCGCGGAAGATCAAGCTGTCCGGGAACATGCGCAAGCTCATCCCCCTGCAGGTGTACAAGGAAACGGCCTCCCAGGAGGCGCTGCGAAAGCAGATAGAATCGATCACCGGCTGA
- a CDS encoding RNA-binding protein, producing MKKFSGRIIMAIGIGLICCAAAFAYKVNDKVKVEWKGALYPATILKIDNNKYLIHYDDYASSWDEWVSENRIKSNTAPEYNVGDSVRVSWKGSWYPATVLKVNNNKYLIHYNGYGSNWDEWVGSGRIKR from the coding sequence ATGAAAAAGTTCTCTGGCAGAATCATTATGGCGATCGGCATCGGCCTGATCTGTTGCGCGGCGGCGTTTGCCTACAAGGTTAATGACAAGGTGAAGGTGGAATGGAAGGGGGCCTTGTATCCCGCGACGATTCTTAAAATCGATAATAACAAATATTTGATCCATTATGATGATTACGCGTCGAGCTGGGACGAATGGGTGTCCGAGAACAGGATAAAAAGCAACACCGCCCCTGAATATAATGTCGGCGATTCGGTGCGGGTAAGTTGGAAGGGGAGCTGGTACCCCGCCACGGTGTTGAAAGTGAATAACAACAAGTACCTGATACATTATAACGGGTATGGATCGAACTGGGACGAATGGGTCGGCTCGGGACGGATAAAAAGGTAA
- a CDS encoding GlsB/YeaQ/YmgE family stress response membrane protein, translated as MTLTSILILLAIGLVAGWLAGVIWKGGGFGLLWNIIIGVAGSFLGGWLFRFLGISFGGIIGSIVAALVGALILLAIVNLIKRR; from the coding sequence ATGACATTGACAAGCATTCTCATTCTTCTGGCGATCGGCCTCGTGGCGGGATGGCTGGCCGGCGTGATCTGGAAAGGCGGCGGCTTCGGCCTCCTCTGGAACATCATCATCGGCGTGGCGGGATCGTTCCTCGGCGGCTGGCTGTTCAGGTTTCTTGGGATTTCCTTCGGCGGGATCATCGGGTCGATAGTCGCCGCCCTGGTGGGCGCGCTGATTCTCCTTGCCATAGTGAACCTTATAAAAAGGCGATAG
- a CDS encoding glycosyltransferase family 39 protein, translating into MLENVIKKINSLSTVKLVAMITVILSLFFIMALLRLIDGDEGFYILASHLAASGKKPYLDFFYPQTPLLPYVYGFWMKIFGYSWYSARALSALSGVAIGFLLYFHVEGMTKKKAAGLMAVIIYALSSFSFGWYTTVKTYGISIFFLFSSYALLFARDGSLGVARSFLSGMLLGISVGTRLFFVAAVPAFLIGILFAEKEPKRRYAYLGLYLLGFAVAMIPIAAFFIISPDNFMFNNLGYHRIRLDTTIVESIGQKVKIAFELVGFNRVEGAASLQFFLLLVASIMFFRWKTMAKSPAMITSTGIMLVIGITNFLPTPTYVQYFSALMPFFAVIITGMVNAFYEDSRSGPSQTGQVGTMLAVMGIIYAIASFSEMYRFTYGGQYVQGIVTHENAPNWSIPTVRKITSDMERLSEGDRAVISWWPGYFISSSCMPMEGMENHFGLDVEKRLPREKLIKYHLVSSEIIDERIRKGDIRVVVLGNWAWDDRKLHYRDLLKKNGYERAETVYDAELFVLKKK; encoded by the coding sequence ATGCTGGAAAACGTCATTAAAAAGATCAATTCGCTTTCAACGGTCAAGCTTGTCGCCATGATAACGGTCATTCTTTCTCTCTTTTTTATCATGGCCCTGCTGCGGCTGATAGATGGCGATGAGGGGTTTTATATCCTGGCGTCCCATCTTGCGGCCAGCGGGAAGAAACCCTATCTGGATTTCTTTTATCCCCAGACGCCCCTGCTCCCCTACGTGTACGGTTTCTGGATGAAGATTTTCGGATACTCGTGGTATTCGGCCAGGGCGCTATCAGCTCTGTCCGGGGTCGCCATAGGGTTTTTATTGTATTTTCATGTTGAAGGCATGACAAAAAAGAAAGCCGCCGGGCTGATGGCGGTCATCATATACGCCCTGTCCAGCTTTTCTTTCGGGTGGTATACGACAGTAAAAACTTACGGCATCTCCATTTTCTTTCTTTTTTCATCATATGCACTGTTGTTTGCCAGAGACGGGTCCTTGGGTGTAGCGAGGTCCTTCCTGAGTGGAATGCTCCTCGGGATATCGGTGGGCACCAGGCTTTTTTTTGTCGCGGCCGTTCCGGCCTTTCTGATCGGCATTCTTTTCGCCGAAAAAGAGCCGAAGCGCAGGTATGCGTATCTCGGGCTTTACCTGCTTGGCTTCGCCGTCGCCATGATTCCCATAGCCGCCTTCTTCATTATATCTCCGGACAATTTCATGTTCAACAACCTCGGTTATCACAGGATACGGCTGGACACGACCATTGTTGAGAGTATCGGGCAAAAAGTAAAGATTGCCTTTGAGCTCGTCGGCTTCAACAGGGTGGAAGGGGCCGCCAGTCTGCAGTTCTTTCTTCTGCTGGTGGCGTCAATAATGTTCTTCAGGTGGAAGACCATGGCAAAAAGCCCGGCCATGATCACTTCAACGGGCATAATGCTTGTTATCGGCATCACCAATTTCCTGCCGACACCCACTTATGTTCAATACTTCTCGGCATTGATGCCTTTTTTCGCCGTCATCATCACCGGCATGGTCAACGCGTTCTATGAAGACTCCCGGTCCGGGCCGAGCCAGACCGGACAGGTCGGCACGATGCTGGCCGTTATGGGCATTATCTATGCCATCGCTTCCTTCAGCGAGATGTACCGTTTCACCTATGGGGGGCAGTACGTTCAGGGCATCGTCACCCATGAAAATGCGCCGAACTGGTCCATCCCCACTGTCAGGAAAATAACCTCGGACATGGAGAGACTGTCGGAAGGGGACAGGGCCGTCATCAGCTGGTGGCCCGGCTATTTCATTTCCTCCTCATGCATGCCGATGGAGGGAATGGAAAACCATTTCGGGCTGGATGTGGAAAAGCGCCTGCCCCGCGAAAAGCTGATCAAGTATCACCTTGTTTCCAGCGAGATCATCGACGAGAGGATTCGCAAGGGTGACATCAGGGTCGTCGTCCTCGGCAACTGGGCCTGGGACGACCGGAAGCTCCATTACAGGGATCTGCTGAAAAAAAACGGATATGAACGCGCGGAGACCGTTTATGACGCGGAGCTGTTTGTTCTCAAGAAGAAGTAG
- a CDS encoding PaaI family thioesterase, with the protein MKNEEHYRKLENMMHSAPIVNLVGAKAVIGEGLAEITLPVKRELFHAAGALHGSMYFLAMDNAAFFAVNSLVEDVFVLTSTFNSFFLRPVSGGITRAVGRVVSASANQFVAESVLYDGEDREIARGSGVFVRSRIALTPEIGYA; encoded by the coding sequence ATGAAGAACGAAGAGCATTACCGTAAGCTCGAGAACATGATGCATTCCGCCCCGATCGTGAACCTTGTGGGGGCGAAAGCGGTGATCGGCGAGGGGCTGGCGGAAATCACCCTCCCCGTGAAAAGGGAGCTGTTCCACGCGGCCGGAGCGCTCCACGGGTCGATGTATTTTCTCGCCATGGACAACGCCGCGTTCTTCGCGGTGAATTCCCTGGTGGAGGACGTTTTCGTCCTGACCTCCACGTTCAACAGTTTTTTCCTGCGTCCCGTGTCCGGCGGCATTACGCGGGCCGTGGGCAGGGTCGTGAGCGCATCGGCGAACCAGTTCGTGGCCGAATCGGTGCTCTATGACGGGGAGGACCGGGAGATAGCCCGGGGCAGCGGCGTCTTTGTGAGAAGCAGGATCGCCCTGACGCCGGAAATCGGATACGCCTGA
- a CDS encoding PAS domain-containing protein — translation MNIISLLANIAFVVYLYLGLHVLLVNKKHAVNRIFFLVCLAMALWTLGAVFAFSSDTKSEFLFWFRLGSLPNIIFYPMTIHFCLALTGLVRLGPMVYGIIYLPAIPIYYRSLTGYILFKDFVKVGDYWEFLPDYGSPWLLYIAAYYFICMASGAVCFFIWSRRATTNKERSQGRIIFFSMMASIIIVTIDEIFLSKLEWYNTKALSPILYLFWMGGIWFAIVKYQFLKISPAVVSECIVSTIDESFILLDNDFNIVRINRATEELLNVDRKSLANRPFPDIIEENLDLVREMDRMRSGAFESFSSRMHYRVAGGSPVLIDTKLKIVRDPHRDIIGVLIIGKEVKGLSRFRERYRLSPREADVINLIVQGNSRRDIARLLKLSNETVKTHCTSAYNKLGVDNKIQLINLLKEYNLISEQQADATVVLLK, via the coding sequence ATGAACATCATCTCGCTCCTGGCAAACATCGCCTTCGTGGTCTATCTCTACCTGGGCCTCCACGTCCTCCTGGTGAATAAAAAACACGCGGTGAACAGGATTTTTTTCCTGGTCTGCCTCGCCATGGCCCTCTGGACGCTCGGCGCGGTCTTCGCTTTTTCCTCCGACACGAAAAGCGAGTTCCTGTTCTGGTTCAGGCTGGGGAGCCTGCCCAACATCATTTTTTATCCGATGACCATCCACTTCTGCCTGGCCCTCACAGGGCTTGTCAGGCTCGGGCCCATGGTCTATGGCATTATCTACCTGCCGGCCATCCCCATCTATTACCGCTCCCTCACGGGCTATATCCTTTTTAAGGATTTCGTTAAGGTGGGCGATTACTGGGAATTCCTGCCCGATTACGGCTCGCCCTGGCTCCTCTATATTGCCGCGTACTACTTTATCTGCATGGCGTCGGGGGCGGTCTGCTTTTTTATCTGGAGCAGACGGGCGACAACCAACAAGGAGCGGAGCCAGGGAAGGATTATTTTCTTTTCAATGATGGCCTCCATCATAATAGTCACCATCGACGAGATCTTTCTTTCAAAGCTCGAATGGTATAATACAAAGGCCCTGTCTCCTATTTTATATCTCTTCTGGATGGGGGGGATATGGTTCGCCATCGTGAAGTACCAGTTTTTGAAAATATCACCGGCCGTGGTGAGCGAATGCATCGTGTCCACCATCGATGAATCCTTTATACTCCTCGACAACGATTTCAACATCGTCAGGATCAACAGGGCGACGGAGGAGCTCCTCAACGTTGACCGGAAATCCCTCGCCAACAGGCCCTTTCCCGATATCATCGAGGAAAACCTCGACCTTGTCCGCGAGATGGACCGGATGCGGAGCGGCGCCTTTGAGAGCTTTTCCAGCCGGATGCACTACAGGGTCGCGGGCGGCTCCCCCGTTCTTATCGATACGAAGCTCAAAATAGTCAGGGACCCCCACCGGGACATCATAGGCGTCCTCATCATCGGCAAGGAAGTGAAGGGATTGAGCCGCTTCAGGGAGCGGTACCGCCTGTCTCCGCGCGAGGCCGATGTCATCAATCTCATCGTCCAGGGCAACTCGCGGAGGGATATTGCCCGTTTGCTGAAGCTGTCCAACGAAACGGTGAAGACCCACTGCACGTCCGCCTATAACAAGCTTGGCGTTGATAATAAAATCCAGCTCATAAACCTTCTGAAAGAGTACAACCTCATATCGGAACAGCAGGCCGACGCCACCGTGGTGCTGTTAAAATAA